One Solanum lycopersicum chromosome 2, SLM_r2.1 genomic region harbors:
- the LOC101247877 gene encoding phosphate transporter PHO1 homolog 3, producing the protein MKFGKEFTSQMVHEWQEAYMDYNYLKNLLKDILNFKKKNASLSEIAATPEGSLKRRISMYRAFSGLQSRYTSFKGNNNSNNHEDEVILVNTVQQEGPHQTMFLMSSEQGGEYEMVFFKRLDDEFNKVVTFYKKKVGQVKDEADELSKQMDALIALRIMVDKPSIDMHSAPGMDPASVVPLHLTSQLRSHMEVIQEVEMSSEEIVEDESTSGKRDTTKMNPMGFRPAPVEILDNVKINIEPATPMSTLKNVIKSAKSDLSFSRQELRKAEEQIRMAFVEFYQKLRLLKNYSFLNVLAFSKIMKKYDKIASRKASKSYLEMIDKSYLGSSDEVAKLIERVEVTFIKHFVNGNRRKGMKSLRPQAKRDTHRVTFFMGMFSGCSIALVAAIAVAIHAGNLLEHKDRGQYMDNIFPLYSLFGYIVLHMLMYAGNVYYWKRFRVNYPFIFGFKQGTALGYRQVLLLASGLSLLALSAALSHLDMDMDPKTQKFETLTELIPLALVIVLLLIIFCPLNIIYRSSRFFLLRTAWHCLCAPLYKVTLPDFILADQLTSQVQAIRSLQFYVCYYVWGNFRTRSNECLKSNVYQILYIVVAIIPFWSRFIQCLRRLFEERDSMQGLNSLKYFSTIVALVMRTLYSQKGGTFWRVMAASTSGVTTVANTYWDLVIDWGLLQRNSKNPWLRDKLLVPHKIVYFVAIVLDIILRLVWMQLVLDIKQLSFLHEKAFLAVVACLEILRRGIWNFFRLENEHLNNVGKYRAFKSVPLPFNYDEDKSH; encoded by the exons ATGAAATTTGGGAAAGAATTTACTTCCCAAATGGTCCATGAATGGCAAGAAGCTTATATGGATTATAATTATCTCAAGAATCTTTTGAAAGATATCTTGAATTTCAAGAAGAaaaatgcatcattatcagaaaTAGCAGCCACCCCAGAAGGTTCATTAAAGAGAAGAATATCTATGTACAGAGCATTTAGTGGATTACAAAGTAGATACACAAGTTTCAAagggaataataatagtaataaccaTGAAGATGAAGTTATTTTAGTGAACACAGTGCAGCAAGAAGGACCCCATCAAACTATGTTTCTTATGTCATCTGAACAAGGTGGAGAGTATGAGATGGTTTTCTTTAAAAGACTTGATGATGAGTTCAACAAGGTGGTAACTTTTTACAAGAAAAAAGTAGGGCAAGTGAAGGATGAAGCTGATGAGTTGAGTAAACAAATGGATGCACTTATTGCTCTAAGGATCATGGTTGATAAACCTTCAATTGATATGCATAGTGCACCAGGGATGGATCCAGCATCAGTGGTTCCTCTTCATTTGACAAGTCAAT TAAGGTCACATATGGAAGTAATTCAAGAAGTTGAGATGAGTAGTGAAGAAATTGTGGAAGATGAATCAACATCAGGGAAAAGAGATACAACAAAGATGAATCCTATGGGTTTTAGACCTGCTCCAGTAGAGATTCTGGACAATGTAAAAATCAATATTGAACCTGCAACACCTATGTCGACTTTGAAAAATGTGATCAAGTCTGCGAAATCTGACCTATCATTCAGCAGACAAGAGCTTAGAAAAGCTGAAGAACAAATAAGAATGGCTTTTGTTGAGTTTTACCAAAAGCTTCGACTTTTAAAAAACTACAG TTTCTTAAATGTGTTGGCATTTTCTAAGATCATGAAGAAGTATGATAAG ATCGCCTCAAGGAAAGCTTCTAAATCATACTTAGAGATGATTGATAAGTCTTATCTTGGTAGCTCAGATGAG GTTGCTAAGCTCATTGAAAGAGTGGAGGTCACATTCATAAAGCACTTTGTCAATGGAAATCGAAGAAAAGGAATGAAGTCTTTAAGACCACAAGCTAAAAGGGACACACATAGAGTAACATTTTTCATGG GTATGTTCTCTGGCTGCTCAATAGCATTAGTGGCAGCTATTGCTGTAGCAATACATGCAGGAAACCTTCTAGAGCATAAGGATCGTGGACAGTATATGGATAACATATTTCCACTCTACAG CCTATTCGGATACATTGTCCTCCATATGCTCATGTATGCAGGGAATGTATACTACTGGAAGCGTTTTCGGGTCAACTATCCCTTCATATTTGGCTTCAAACAGGGAACAGCGTTAGGTTACAGACAAGTTCTCCTCCTTGCTTCTGGTCTTTCACTACTTGCACTGTCTGCTGCACTCTCCCACCTGGATATGGATATGGATCCGAAAACACAAAAATTTGAGACATTAACTGAGCTGATCCCACTTGCCCTGGTGATT GTTCTGcttcttataattttttgtccTTTGAACATCATATATCGTTCAAGTCGTTTCTTCCTTTTAAGAACTGCCTGGCACTGTCTATGCGCTCCCCTCTATAAG GTTACTCTACCAGATTTCATCTTGGCAGATCAACTTACCAGCCAG GTTCAAGCAATTAGGAGTTTGCAATTCTATGTCTGCTACTATGTGTGGGGCAACTTCAGAACAAGATCAAATGAATGTCTAAAAAGCAATGTTTACCAGATCTTATACATAGTCGTTGCAATTATTCCCTTTTGGTCTCGGTTTATTCAG TGCCTTCGCCGCCTATTTGAAGAGAGAGATTCGATGCAGGGGCTTAATAGCCTCAAATATTTCTCAACAATTGTTGCACTTGTGATGAGGACACTTTATTCTCAGAAGGGAGGAACGTTTTGGAGAGTAATGGCAGCATCAACTTCAGGAGTTACTACAGTTGCAAACACTTATTGGGATCTAGTCATAGATTGGGGTCTGTTGCAAAGGAATTCCAAAAACCCCTGGTTGAGAGACAAACTGCTTGTGCCACACAAGATTGTCTACTTTGTTGCCATT GTTCTTGACATTATTCTGAGACTAGTATGGATGCAATTGGTTCTTGATATTAAACAACTCTCGTTTCTGCACGAGAAAGCATTCCTTGCAGTGGTTGCCTGTTTGGAAATCCTTCGTCGAGGCATATGGAACTTTTTCAG GTTGGAAAATGAGCACTTGAATAACGTTGGGAAATACCGTGCCTTTAAGTCTGTACCTCTGCCTTTTAACTACGATGAGGACAAGAGTCATTAA